Proteins from a genomic interval of Cottoperca gobio chromosome 8, fCotGob3.1, whole genome shotgun sequence:
- the desi1a gene encoding desumoylating isopeptidase 1 translates to MERNVTRYNVQLYIYDLSRGMARSLSPIMLGKQLDGIWHTAIVTYGEEFFFGGEGISSCSPGGTMLGPPDTVVELGETEVSEEIFMEYLSSLGESTYRGDRYRLFEHNCNTFTNEVAQFLTGNSIPSYITDLPSEVLSTPFGQILRPILDSIHIAPPGGNVINGGRNA, encoded by the exons ATGGAAAGGAATGTTACGCGATACAATGTACAACTATATATTTATGATCTATCGAGAGGAATGGCCCGCAGCCTCAGTCCCATCATGTTAG GAAAGCAACTGGATGGTATATG GCACACAGCTATAGTGACATATGGTGAGGAGTTCTTCTTTGGAGGGGAGGGGATCTCCAGCTGTTCGCCG ggtGGGACAATGCTGGGTCCTCCAGACACAGTGGTAGAGCTGGGCGAGACTGAAGTGTCTGAGGAGATCTTCATGGAGTACCTCTCTTCCCTGGGAGAAAGCACATACAG AGGTGACAGGTATCGTCTGTTTGAGCACAACTGCAACACCTTCACCAACGAGGTGGCTCAGTTCCTGACGGGCAACTCCATCCCGTCCTACATCACCGACCTTCCATCGGAAGTCCTCTCCAC ACCGTTCGGCCAGATCCTGCGGCCCATTCTGGACTCTATCCACATCGCCCCTCCAGGAGGTAACGTCATCAACGGGGGAAGAAACGCGTAA